Part of the Montipora foliosa isolate CH-2021 unplaced genomic scaffold, ASM3666993v2 scaffold_217, whole genome shotgun sequence genome, ATCTAtcgtttcatttcacaagtaagataaaatattcgcgtccgaCCCTTATGGGCTATAAAACGGCTCGCCTTTTTAACTGCCCATAAAggtctcccgctcatattttatctattacGTATCGCATAGCCAGTACTTCATTTGTATTCACAATACAAAATTTCACTGTAAACCAAAGCACTGTTTTAGTGTTTGTTGTGATTAGGAAGGAAGGACTAAAGAAAACATGCAAAAGTGTAGTGCGATAGCACCGAAAGAGTGGCTGGAGAAGTAGAACTGATAAAGTGAAACCCTTAAGAGGCTTTCACGTGGCCGCAATAAGGGGAAAATCCGGCTCTTCGGATGTCGTAGGTCGTCAGTCAGAAAGGATTAGGGAGCTTAACCACGAGACGTTTTAAGCCACGGGCGGAAACCTGcaatgaacatttcgcatgccaagACACTTGTCTCTCTCAGATTCTTAAACTAATTGCTTCTAATAGTGGAAATTTTATACAGTAATAATACATCCGTGATTCAAAAACCTTCAGATAAACAGGAGAGGGGCACCTCTAGGTTAACCAATATTGTGCCCCAGTTAGCTAGACTACTATTACAGAGCGAAGGAAAACGCGGCCATCTTGCTGGAAAACGTCAAACGTCTcgttcttaaaggggctatgtcacgcaaaatgatgtaatttcatgacacacaaaatgcccaaaaagtatcatgaaacattgcaataaccacttaaaactgttgaaaaacataaagaatacagcaaaaggaaagagaaggaTGGATTGACACAAATgcacaagattgaaacggattgcatttgggtaatcttgaaaagaCGGTCCGATGTTTTTCAACGGTGTATAGTAACAGGGGCCTGAAGAAAGGTTTTCTTTGCTCATAATCGTCTTCAAGtggtttgtgatgtaacgataattttatcagtaaaggaattccacattattATTCTCGAGATTAACTGATGGAttttcccgaaacaccctaaaataacgtgacatttTAACGCAACTGTTTTATCATGGTTCCCGGTAAAAAAGGGGAACAAAGAATGAAGGTGTCAGCAAGAGTAATAAAAGGCATAAATTACCTGTTCAAGGCAAGTTCATGCAGCCGAGGCGGGCTCGCTTTTCTTCCAATATTCTTTTCACCAACTACAATCACTCCTAACCTGCTGCTCCATTAAAAGAGGCCGACTCTTTTGCGGTTGTGACCATTTTACAGTAGCTGGAAGTATTGGTTTCTTACGCGTCCTTCGTTTGGCTTATATAATGGCGGATTTTGAGTTCCCTTACTTTATTCAAGATAGTAAACACGAACTTCTGTTTCATTAAATCAATTGCAGGAAGCCGCCAATGACATGACGAGGATTCAAACGGAGAAAAATGCAAACGTCCAAAGATTGCAACTGTTGCTGAATAGCAAAGAACATGAAGTACAGGTAAGGTTTGCTATTAAAAATGAAGCTCCACATCAACCCTTCTTTTGTTACTGTCCAGCCCTGCCGtaatttttctcttgtttttcagGCTCTAGAAAATAGCAAGGCTTGGGCCTCACAGGAGAACAGCAAGGTAGTGAATAAATTAAAGATGTCCTTATGAGAAAAAGACAGAACCATCGAGATAAGTGACAACATGAAAAAAGTTCCCCAGTCGTTCGGAGTTCGTGTGGTTCTCTGATCAATGAAACTCGTTCtgcaatcaatcaataaatcaagCAATCAGTAAATTCATCGATTTGTCACTCACCCaggtttccttttgtttgtccatCTGTCCAATTCATGAATAAAGGAAACAGTAATTCAGTAGAACCACCGACCGACTGATCAGCCGATCTACGTGGCAGTCAGTCTGACAATCTGTCAGGGAAGCAATCAACCATTACAAATATACGACTTCTCTTTATTTGCTCAGGGTTTAGTTGAAAGCGGGAAAGAGAAAGACAAGCTGTTGAAAGCATTGCAGGTGTGTTCTCAAGTTAAGACCTTTTAATTTATGCATATTTCACAGTGCACAACTTAAGAAGGAAAATCTTTGCTCGATTTTATTATGCAGTCTCTATTTTGCGTTACGCGATATTACCTTTTTGGCACACCATTTGTGTACCAACAAACGTTCGCAGTATTCCGTGCATTAACTCCCGTGTGTCGTTCATTTGTCAGATATGTTACAATTTAATGTCTGCTTTCGTCTTAATCCAGGAGTCTGCTAAAAGTCCATCAGCCTTGCTGAGGTGGTGAGTcgaacaattagtttttttctaaATAGAAGAAGGCTGTTTCTTCTGTTTCTACTTTTCAGTGttgttttgttgaaaaagttctTTGCGTGACCTATCATATTAGCTAGAACCATACCCAGAGGGCTTTTGTTGCATTTCCTCATAGGCGGAACTTAAACGGAACATTGGCTTACTACAAGCTAACGTGCAAAAGAAAGATGGTATGTTTACTGCAGGGCATTTCCTTTAACGCTGTTCGGTATTCCATGTGGGAAAGGGGGCTTTTGAATAAGGTTTGGCTATAACGTTGTACTGGTATAACGCATTTGGCTCAACATGTTACCACAATCCGTTAATTAGTCTGTCGAGTAGGCTCTTCCGACGAATGGCGCAAATGGACTAGGTCTTTTGACCGCCCGCCTCATTTGTGGGAAGTTCCTGTTCGTAGGCTGTTGATAAGACCGTTTCAACGTGCAGACGCCGTCAGTCTGCTCTTTGTCTCTTGTACATTTATGTCGCAGCagtgaaatttgttttggaaaactGCTCGCCCTCCTTGTCTTAAGCACCCGTGTTTGCACAAATATAATCAGAGGTGAAATATTGAGTTTGTTTTAATGGGTTCTTTACGCAGAATCTTTGAAACAACTCGAATCAGACTACCAGAACAACCTTAGGAAACTACAGGGAGATGATCGAGAGGTTATAGTTGGAGAAGTTATCAAGTAGCGGTTTTTATAATAAATTTTCATAATCACTTTTTTATATGTGAAACTTTTTTTCCTTAAGTTTGTAAACGAATTGATGGTTTTCTTTTCAGAACAAGCTGAAATTCGAAGATCTTCGACACGAAGTAAAAGCAAAAGATGCCCATTTAAAACAAGTGCAGTACGTATGATTGGTCTGTAATGTAATTGCAAATCAGGCCCCTAGTTAATATGCTCTGACCAATCGCAACACGGGTTAACAACGCTAAGAGCTAATTATATGCCGCTTACTTAAAGTGAGGAAAAATGCGGtttgcattttccttgaataGTGGCTCACCGGAGTTTTTAAGATGATTCCCTAGTTTTGCATTGCAAATGAACAGCTATTTTCTTCTTACCAGGAACGGTTTAGGTTTATCAGATTGGTTGGTGGCTCACCgttcttgttttgtttcagGGCCTCCAATGAAAATCTCCGCTCAAGGATACAAAGAATACCCAAAGTTGAGGTGAGACGTGTCTTCATATGTTCAAGAACTCGCCAGTAGTTCGTACTTCTAGGGTGTCTTAAGTTTcttattttagtgtttttcaaagcttttgtTCAAAAGAACGCGCGGGGGAAACGATTAAATGTGATTTACGTTTCTTAAACTTAACACTAATTTTTGGGTTGATTCCCCCCTGAATTATTTATAccaattttgaattttgaaacgcttatctttttttactttaaattacTTTCTCGTCTCTTTTAGGAGCTAAAGCAGAAATTCGCGGAGCAGTCACAGGTACTTGGTTTATGCTGTTCagtcttttttgaaagaaacggCTGACATGCAAAAGTTCTTGATTCAAATTACTTTCTTCTGTAGGCTTTGGCTGATGCTCAGAAAAGCAAAGAACAAGCTCTGGTTGATTTGGTTAACACATTCGTTCTGTTATTACACTTTAAAGACGAGCACTGCTGTTCCCACCCAGAACTCCAGCTCCTATTAGTCCTCCAGGTGATACTTAAAATCCTGGGGTCTCCCACCTCCTCATGACAGACACAAGTGTAATAGTGGATTTAACATGTTTTGGTCAAGTAATCCTCCCCCCTCCCCGCCTCAGTTACTTGTGAAGACACGAACTGAAAAACTACGTTGAAGGCTTTGGTGAGCGAAAGTTGAGTCTAAAATGATGGGAATGGAAATCTTTGACTTCTTGTGTATTCTAGAAATCACCAACTTCAAAGTCCAACGAGCTGTCTCGTTTGTCCTTTGACTAATTTTTTATCTGTCAGTTTTAATTTTTGACGGAAATGAAATTTCATATCTTGTAACATGAAAATAAAATTGGTTTGCAGGTTGCGCTCAAAAAATCAAACTTGGAACTAGAGGCTGAGCTAAAAGTTCAACAGAATGACGTTGAAATGCTGAATGAGGCTGCTCAGATGAAGGACAGCATTATAAAGGTGATATAAATTGTCTGGGCTGCAATTCGTCGTGTAATCCTTTTCTGTCATTCATACATTCAATGAGAATTAAAGGACCAACTTTCTTTTACCCAGTCAACTTGATTTATACCAACAAACAACTGAGGTCACTTCAAGCTCATTTTCAAAGCTATTCTGATTACAGTGTCTTACTGATGAAAGTTAGTTCTCATTCATTCGAAAAGAAAAACTAATCACCCatcaaaaaaaaattcgtgaAAGGTCACTCAGTGAAGAAAAATTGGATAGGagtgaactcgaaaatggtatcCATTGAAGGATTGCAATCTCGTGCGGTGCAGCATCGCAGCATCGCAGCTTTTTTGGAGAAGTACTCTTTGAAGCAAGTTTGCGCCTTTTTGCGAGTCATGCAGTTCCTACCAATACCGTATTTTTCACCGTGTTCGGAAAAAAAAGGACTCCTGGGTTGTCTGTATCCCCAACTAAGCTAAGCTTTAACAAAACAGATATTGAAACATACAGTCAAGCTCACAAAGCTCACATGTTTGGTGAGCTGTGCTAGGTAAGGAGCCAATGTTTGCTGGCACTCAGTTGAAttagagcaaaacaaagttTGTCTGCAAGCAGTGTAAAAAAGTTATGCCTTCGACCATACTTTAGCCAAGTTATACGCTTTTTAATTCAATCCTATGTATCGCAGTCTCCAGCCGAAATATTTGAGAATGCAATTAGTATGGTATTTCCTTTTAGTGTTTCAAACCAGTACTATTACGAAAAGTGacgtttctttatttttcttcgTTTCGCGCTTCGTCCCCATTAAGTACCACATTTTTGCAATTGACAGTAAAActttgttaaagtggtactatgatcaaatttttaccccttgaatTTTttagtgtatcacatagaattcatgaaagaacaaaaacgccatttaccgtttgccaATATCTTCactagttccggagatatttaagtttgaaaaatgggtaaaatatgcaaatgagatgattgatgacgtcatacactcaacccaatattatattgagtatataaatagagccactttggccaatttgcagcgcagaccattgaaacttggtagtctaatagttctacgggaaacacacctatggctataaaaaattctgttcccatggcaactcattcttttccagtcgccacccacttgatttcaatatgttcgtgattttcagcttgaaaaatgttaaacaaggccacaaacacGAGCttacatatttatatgcttgctggatcatgtaTATGAAGTGCTgctagcaaatatcaaaatggaacgccaaaggtggccagaaaagcttttaatatgggggaggtctggaacccaatatgatgccatggtaacagaacttttcagctcatattgtggagaacatttagtacaATCTTACTGATAAAAGTCagaaatttctgatacaaattggctgagatatcttatttcatcatatttgaacaaaatttggttgactgtatgacgtcatcacttggctaatttgcatattttaaaaactcaaatatctctggaactaaaagagataattgaaaaaagtaaacagcatttttcttctcgcgcagactacttgtttatgttttaaaatggcttagataggaaagatgcaattttcgtcatagtaccactttaagagtTGTTGAAACTCTGACGTGACGACGGGTTTACAGGGTTCCTCTTTTCCGTTTTTTTATAGGAGATGCAAGAAGATCGACAGAAACAGCTGACGGGCATGAAAGAGAACATTGGATATTATCAGAAAAAAGCTCAGGAACTTGAGGTACAGCGCAAGAACGTATTCAATAGGGGAAAAGTGTTGAATTTGTTGTTTTGTAGTAGGTGTCAACGTTAAAATGTACAACGTTTCCGGGCTCTTTCGCTACGTGTGGAAAATAGTTGTCAGCTTGAAGTCGGTAAAGATAACTAAGCATCGCAGTCAAATGGTACTTCGAGTGTTAGCACGTGAGGTCCAACAAACACGTGTCATATACCCGGAGCTTTTGAAGCTACGATCTTATTTGGCTTGGAGACCTCCGTTTGAGGAATGAGCAAATGTTCAACGTTCCTGTATGTGAATTAAAGGTGtttaaataacaaatgaatCATGTAATAAATACGTTAACTTTGTTTCATGTGTTATTTGTATAGTTACTCTATCAAAATCCCAAGCTTGTGTTTCTCAGCACGAGAACTAATTTGGGTGACTGCAAGTCAAATTACTGCGATTTTCTTAATTCTGTGGAATCTCACCTTAAAATGCTACGAGGCAAACTACGTTTTGGCTAACGCTTCCATCAGTGCATGGGCTCCTGTTGCCATCAACCACATTTCCGAACATAGCCGGGAAAATCGACTCCGCCTTCGGAGAGTCAGTTGGGGTTTCCGTTTAGTTCACAGCAGCTCAATACCATTTTGATATCTTAAGATGTTCgtcagtaaaaagattcgtacagattccatcACTTTCCATCGGCGTCACGTCAAGTTCAGATGTACAAATGTACCGTGGTATTAAattggtaggttatgtcacTCTCGGCTTGCCGtcagaagtttgattgatggaagccaaaacgcagtttgtcCGTTAGCGCTCAGATTCCACGATGTTATGAAAATCGCAATAAATTATTGCaggtcaaatcaaatgttggtttatgATCAAAGGggtaaaactgagaaaaaagctgtcgaagcagagtagagaaagCAACAGAGGAAATCACACAAGCGTGGGAACCAAACCTGGTACTCATTGGTGGAGGCCACCAATTCTCACCATTGCGACAGGTCTGATTCCCAAAATTTTAAGCATTCACTAAAACGATTGACGAGAGACAAGGATGCCCAAcgggtgaggctaaatcgctCGGGTAGGTGGGTCatgggtcgtgtttgtttgaagataaaaaaaagataatttatatattagctccctcagtgcttgGTCCACATTTGTCTTAGTtcttaggtcttgtctgtttcgagaatttccagttgttgattaaaaaaagggttagggttagggacccacgacccacgacccatgATCCaagacccacccacccacgccgattagacactctcCTGCCCAACGAGACAATTTCGTTTGTATAATACGCAGCTATGTCAATAGCTCTCGCGTGATTTGTTCTAAAACAGGACCGAACACAAACAGACCTAAATGACATCAAAATATGTTTATTTCAAGTGTAAAATCAAAGAGGTGCCTCTCCCTCCTATTAACTTGAAGTAAGAATCGTAAAGACCAATGTTATCTATATTTTTTGTACTGATTTTTTCAGGGCTCAAATAATTTGCTCAACCAGCAACTAATGGAGACTGAAGACCTCAAAAATTCTCTTGAGCCACAACTCGAAAACTGCAAGAGAAGACTATGGAGGGGGATTTGGGACAAAATTTGAAATGGATCGTACCTTAAGGGAAATCGGTCATACCTCAAGGTAAGAGGATCGTACCTTGAGGGAAATGAATCGTACCTCTGGGTAAATGGATCGTATTTTGAGGGAAACGAATCGTCCTTATAGGAAATGGATCGTACCTCAAGGCAAATGAATCGTACATTAGGGAAATGGATCGTACATCAAGTTAATGCATCGTACATTATGGAAATGGATCGTACATCAAGGAAATGGGTCGTACATTACGCAAATGAGTCGTACTTCTAGGAAAGTGGACTGTACAAGGAAATGTATCGTGCTACCGAAATCGATCGTCACTGACGGAAAGGAATTGGGTAAGCAGTCCAAAGCACAGGCTCGCTTACCTTctgccatatttgtttttttttgtgggttTTCGAGTGCTTCTCGAGTGAgtttcaagtcaagtattgtcTGAATAAGGTCTCTTACAGAGAGGATATAAGAGGGCCACAAAGAAGCGCAATCTAGGTATGTAAAACTATGTTGCTCTTCATTTGTTAGAACTTAGATT contains:
- the LOC137986510 gene encoding uncharacterized protein MCAP_0864-like, which gives rise to MKLINSQRLMSALRDKEAALKVRKERKEIATEERAGLGNYACNTFEGDQSQCDLREFANSVKEAANDMTRIQTEKNANVQRLQLLLNSKEHEVQALENSKAWASQENSKGLVESGKEKDKLLKALQICYNLMSAFVLIQESAKSPSALLRWRNLNGTLAYYKLTCKRKMNKLKFEDLRHEVKAKDAHLKQVQASNENLRSRIQRIPKVEELKQKFAEQSQALADAQKSKEQALVDLVNTFVLLLHFKDEHCCSHPELQLLLVLQVALKKSNLELEAELKVQQNDVEMLNEAAQMKDSIIKEMQEDRQKQLTGMKENIGYYQKKAQELEGSNNLLNQQLMETEDLKNSLEPQLENCKRRLWRGIWDKI